One Gardnerella vaginalis genomic window, TGAGCTTCGTCATCGTCAAATGCGAAACTTGTTCTCAACTTTGTTGATGAGCCAGGGCATTCCTATGATTTGCGCTGGTGACGAGATTATGCGTACTCAAAATGGAAACAACAACGCATATTGCCAAGATAATGCTATTTCTTGGATTAATTGGGATTTTAATTCCACACAAAAAGATATGTTTGATTTTGTTTCTAAGCTTATTCATTTAAGACTAGATCATCCTGTTCTTCACAGGCGTAGATTCTTTACTGGTCGAGAACCAGGGGATGATGTTTCAGAGATTCCACAGGTAGAATGGTTTGATCATACTGGTTCTGTTATGGATATGGAAGCATGGAGTAATACGCATGCTCTTTCGGTAATGATTTATTTGAATGGTTCAGATATTCCAGAAACCGATTGGTATGGAAGTAGGATGGTAGATAATGACTTCCTTCTTATTTTCAATGCGCATTATGAGCCTATAACATTCACTTTGCCAGATAAGAATTATGGTGAAAAGTGGACTCTTGTTGTGGACACTCATAATCCAAAAGGACCGCAATTGCATTATGAATCAGGATTCAATATTGTTGCTCAATCGCGAAGTTTTCTTCTGCTTATGAGTGAAAATCAAGAAGAAAATAATCTAGCATAAAAATATTCATATATAAAACTAATTGAGGCTTAGATTCTAAAAACTAGATTCTAAGCCTCAACTTTTTTATTGATTAATCTATATCACATTGAATATTGTTTTTAGAATGTTCATTTATTTTAATTTGTAAACGGTCGCTTTGCATTGCTGCGACTTGTCTTGAAAATACTATTATCCATCCTAAAAAGAGTAAACAAGATAATGCTTCTACATTAGTTAAGGTGTTATGACCCTGCACCCATTGATTTCCAACCCATGCGGTAAGGACTACTGCTAAATCTGAAGCTACGTAGAATGTTTTAGAAAGTCTAGGAGCAAGCCAAGGAAGGCAAATAAGCATAGTGCAAATAAGACCAGTAACACCTCTTGCGCATAAATCATGTATAACTGGGTGAGGAGTGTATCTAAATGTTCCTATACCAATAAATGCAATTCCTCCCAAAATTAGTAATGCAGCCATAATGGTGGTTCTAGTTTTAAAGTGTTTCGTAACATTAGAGTCTTTATGTTGCAAAATTTCTTTCTGAGTGGCAACGAACTCTGTTATAGCAAAGTAGCTTGTAATAATAATGCATATTCCAGCTAAAATCAGCGTAGCATTAAACATGCTTGCAGCAAATGTTGTTTTATCTCCTAGTTGAGAAAAGTTATTGTTGTACCAATACGGGTCGTCGGATGTCAATCCGGCTGTTGCTGCACCAGAAATCACAAATAGCGGTAGCAGTGATGCAACGGTTTTCGCCTCTAAGAGTTCCGCTTGAACCAGAGTTGCGTATCCAACAATTCCACTTAAAGCACAACAAAGTACAGGAAGATAACTGTTTACTGCGCTTCTTCCAATAATGCTATTGATTATAGAAAGCAGAGCAAAAGACATAAGAAGCATTGTTGCGCCATAAATCGTAGATAATGCGATTATTTCAAAAGCATGTTTTGCAATTTGCAGACAATTCTTTTTAAGTATTTCTTTGTGCGTTCTTAAATATCCGACTACAAAAGTACACATGCTGCAAATAGCCACTATTCCAGACGCTACTGTAAATAATCGTTGCGTAACTTGCCAAATCGCTGGCATAGTTTTCATGTATACAGACATTACGATTATGCTGAATATTGCACAAGCTAAAAAAGCTATTAATCCAGCCGCCTCTGCACGTTGAAAACGCCCCATGCTAACCTCTAAAATCTGTCGCCTATTTTCATTGCTGGTTATATTCTATCGCGCGTGTTGCAAATTTGCGTTTGTCTCCGATGTGCGCTATTGTAGTTGATTGTGCTTGGAGCTGGTAGTCAGCTTGGAAGCCTCGGGGTGTAGCGCAGTTTGGTAGCGCGCCTGCTTTGGGAGCAGGATGTCGCAGGTTCGAATCCTGTCACCCCGACTTTTTTGTATGTGCTTGTATTTGCTTGTTTTTGTGCAATTTTTAATCAAACTGTGTACGTAGTTGTGTACTCATATAAATGTGTTTATACAAAATTGCGTATTTGCATTTTCAACACTTACTATACAAAAAAGTACTCTATGTGTATTCTTGTAAAGGTGAGTTTTTGATGCATTATTTGCGTTGGATTCTTACATCGTGATTATAAATATTTGACTCGGGAGCCGTTTCTGGCTGAGAGGAAGCGAAAGCTTCGACCGATTGAACGTGTGCTAAGTAATGTTAGCAACGGATGTCGCTCTTTCCCCGTGCCCAAATCTTTCAATATTGAAGAAAGGCACTTATATTATGACTAATGTTTCAATGGAACATTCTAATCGCTGGCGTATTCTTGATATCGTCATAGCTGCTATTATCGCTGTTGCATCTGGCGTATTATTCTGGGCTTGGGATATTGTGTGCGCAGCTCCTACTAATCTTTTTGCAAGCCTGTTGCCTGGTGCTGAAGGTTTATCTAATGGTTTTTGGCTTTTTGCTGGACCTTTAGCTGCAATAATCGTGCGTAAGCCTGGTGCTGCATTGTTTGCTGAAACTCTTGCTGCTTTTGTGGAACTTATGTTAGGAAATCAATGGGGTGTTGGCGGATCGTTAATCGTCGGTATTATTCAAGGTGTTGGCGCTGAACTTGCATTCATTTTCTTTATGTACAAAACATGGAATTTGCTTTCCACTGCAATATCTGGATCGTTAGCAGGCGTAGCTTGCTTTATTTATAATTGGGTTAGCGGCGGTCAAGGCTGGAGTACTCAGTATATTGTTGCAAATCTAATTACTTCTATTATTTCTGGTTTTATTGTTGCAGGCGTTGTAGTGTGGTTTGTTCAAAAGGCATTAGCTGCAACGGGCGTGCTTGATCGTTTTGAATCAGGCCGTCCTCAAGCATTAGTGTGAGTTATATCTAAATACTCATTGCAGCTTGTAAACTATCGTGTTTAATGCGCAAAATGCAAAAACACGGTAGTTTACTCGTATGATGTTTATATTTCGTACTTGTTCTATGTTTTATATTTTTTGAAATTGTGTTATGCAATTTTTATATTTTTAGATTTTTATATTTTTAGATTTTGCTATGCAATGAAAGTTTGTTTGTATGCAATTTGTTGATAAAAATGAATGGACTCCAGCGAGCGTAGTTGCTAAAGACTGGGGTTGGAGACACGCCACGCGCAAAGATTTTGTGTTAAGGAATGTAAATATTGATATTACGCCTGGCGAGCATGTGTTGCTTTTAGGTGCTTCTGGCGCTGGGAAAAGTACGTTTATGGCTGGTTTAGCAGGTGTTTTAGGTGATGAAACAGAAGGCATGGAAGAAGGTAGCCTTCTAATCGGTGGCGTTCATGCTAGAGATGCTCGCGGAAAAGTTGGACTTGTTATGCAAGATCCTGATTCTCAAATCATTCTTGAAAGAGTAGGAGACGATGTAGCTTTTGGAAGTGAGAATCTTGGAGTTAATAGCGAAGAGACTTGGAATCGCGTAAAGCTTTCGCTAAAAGCTGTTGGATTAGACAATATTACTCAAGGAAGTCAGGGTCTTAGACGCTCAACACAATCTTTATCGGGAGGTCAAAGGCAACGTCTTGCTTTAGCAGGAGTGCTTGCAATGCATCCTGGATTGCTGCTTTTAGATGAGCCTACAGCCAATCTAGATCCTGAAGGTGTTCAGCAAGTGCATGATGCTGTAGCAAATATTCTTAAAAAAACAGGTTCTACAATGATTGTAGTTGAACATCATATTGATGTGTGGCTGGATTTGATTGATAGAGTTATTGTTATTGGAAAAAACGAAAATAATAATGATGCAAATATAGGATGCGTTATTGCAGACGGTAAGCCTGAGGATGTTTTTGAAAAATATGGCGATATGCTTGCAAAAGGTGGTGCTTGGGTTCCAGGAAGAACAGTTAAATCTTTTGCTCCTAAACATTGCGATGGCGAAATCAATGGCGAAATCAATGGCGAAATCAAAGATACGGAAGAATCTGTTGCGCTCTATACTAATGATTGCTCTTTTGGAAGAACTCTGCCACTAGCGGAACATGTTAATGTAGCTTTTCGTTTTGGCGAAGTAACGGCTTTAATGGGGCCTAATGGTGCTGGTAAAACCACGCTAGCGTTAACGCTTGCAGGATTATTAAAACCAATTGCTGGCAGTGTGTGCATGATGGAAAAGTATGTTCCAAAACGACGTAAAAATAATCTTTTTACTTGGAAAAGTCAAGAATTGCTAGGGCGAGTTGGCATGGTGTTTCAGGAGCCAGAACATCAATTTATAACATCGTCTGTAAGAGACGAAGTTGCTGTAGGTCCTAAAAAGCAAGGAAAAAGCGAAAAGGAATCTTACGATATTTCCGATAGCATGCTTGAACGTATGGATTTAAAGCGTTTTGCTCTTGCTAATCCTTATACATTATCTGGAGGAGAAAAACGTAGACTTTCTGTAGCTACGCTTTTAGCTGCCGCTCCGCGTGTTGTTATTATGGATGAGCCTACTTTTGGGCAAGATTTTAAAACTTGGACAGCAATGGTAAAACTTATTGCGCAAATACGTGATAGTGGCTCAGCGGTGATTGTGGTTACTCACGATGATGAGCTTGTAAAGTCTTTAGATGCCAGAGTAATAAGAGTTGAGTACGAAAAAATCGTAGAGTCCGCTCATAACTATAGCGAAGGGAATGAGTAGAAGTGAATAAAACTAGTAGTGCAGAAGAATCGTCTAGTATTCAAGTTAAAGATTTTGAAAGTTTATTAAAAGTTTCGCATATTGATGTAACAGCGTCTTCTAAACGTTTAGAAAGTGAACGACTAGTTTCGCCTTCTTGGTTTATTCGTAAGCTCAATCCAATAAGTCGTTTTATTGGAGCATTATTACTTTGCTTGCCTATGTTTGTAACATTAGATATTGTTTCTGCTTCTATTGCATTCGGTTTAGATATACTGTTATTTGCAATTGCTGGAGTAACTCCTTGGTATGTTTTACGCCATACTTGGCCAGTTTGGATTGCTGCTTCGGGTAGCTTTATATCGGTGCTTTTATATGGCCAAAGTTCTGGAGATGATATATTTAAGTTTGGTTGGATGCATATAAGTCAAGGATCATTGTATTTGGCAATTTGTACCTTTGTTCGTGTTGCATCTGTAGCAGTTCCAGGCGTTATATTAGCCATTGGATTAGATCCAACTGATTTAGCAGATGGATTAGTGCAGATTTTGCATTTTTCTCCACGATTTGTGTACGGAGCATTAGCTGGATTGAGAATGTTTAGTCTATTACAAAATGATTGGCGTGCTTTTGGTTTAGCTCGAAGGTCTCGTGGTATATCGGATGGTAAAGCGTTGCAGCGCATGCTTTCGCAATCTTTTGGTTTGCTCGTGTTATCTATTCGAAGAGGCACGAAACTTGCTACAGCAATGGAAGCTAGGGCTTTTGGCAGTAGTATTAAACGCGTTCCGGCACGAAAATCGAAGTTAACAGCATACGATTGGATATTTTATGTAATTTGCATTGCTGTTCCTACTATTGCTTTATATGCTTCAATACAAACAGGATATTGGCATAATGCGTTTATTCATATGTAAAGCATTGTGAAAATTACAATGCGTACATATTTATAGATAGTATTCATAATATGAGCGGAATAATGAATTCTTATAATCATGATGATGTTTGGCAAGCTCCATCATGCAATACTCCTTTGAACGCAACAGTGAATATTCCTGGAAGCAAGTCTTTATCTAATCGATATTTGATTTTAGCTGCTCTTGGAAGTAAACCTGTTGTTTTAAAGGGGCTTTTGCGTTCTAGAGATACAGAACTTATGATGTCTGCTCTTAAGATTTTTGGCGTGCGATTTGAGGAAATGGAATCATATACATCTGTGCTTGTTATTCCACCTCATGGCAATATTTTTGACATTGCTGATGGATCTGTTGTTAATTGCGGCTTAGCTGGTACGGTAATGCGTTTTGTAACAGCTTTGTCTTTATTTGCAAATAAACCTGTGCGATTTGATGGAGATAAGCAAGCTTATGCGCGTCCTATGAAACCAGTTCTTGACGGGTTAGAGCAGCTTGGAGCTCACGTGAAATATCACGGAGAAGTTGGTTTCTTGCCATTTAGTATTATTCCACCTAAAAATTTTGGAAGTTATGAGATAAATGACCAGCAAACCACTCATCAAAATCATGTGGTTCGTATTGACTCATCTTCGTCATCTCAATTTATATCTGCTCTGCTCTTGATTGCATCGCGTATTCCAGGAGGACTATGCATTGAGCATATTGGAAGTAAACTGCCTAGTATGCCTCATATTCGTATGACAATGGAAGATATTCGCAAAGCTGGCGGAGTGGTAGATATGCCAGAAAGCGGAGTATGGCATGTTGAAGAACGTGATTTGACTTTGCCAGATGAAGTTGTTGTAGAACCAGATCTTTCTAATGCAGCGCCTTTTATTGGAGCCGCGTTGATTGCTGGAGGATGCGTTAAAATACCTAATTGGCCATTTGAAACTACTCAGCCTGGGGGATTGTTGCCTAGAATTCTTGAACAAATGGGGGCAGAAGTTTTTCTTGAGCATGAAAGCTTAAATTCTGGCGTTCTGTGTGTTAAGTCAAATGGGAGCATAAAAGCTATTAGTAACTTGGATTTAAGCGCAGCTGGAGAGATTACGCCTAGTATTGCGGCAATGTTGGCGTTTGCAGATGGTGTAAGCGAGCTACATGGTATTGCGCATTTAAGAGGCCACGAGACAAATCGTTTGGATGCAATAGTTACGGAACTAAAACGCGTCGGTATAGGAGCAGAAGAGCTAGACGATGGAATTCGTATTATTCCTAGCAGAAATATGCATGGGGAAGTGATGGAAACTTATGCTGATCATCGTATGGCAACTTTTGCGTCAATGTTAGGGCTTCGTATACCTAATATAACCGTAAAAAATATTGCAACAACGCGTAAAACAATTCCTGATTTTCCGGGTATGTGGTGCAAAATGATTTCTAAATAATTGCGATTTAATATAGCAAGTCCCGAATATAAAAGTCCCGACTAGATGAATCTAATCGGGACTTAAGTATAGCCAAATAATAAGCTAATAAATATTAATAAAATATTTAGCGCTCAAACTTGTTGCCGTAAGAATCAACTCCAGCTTCTGCGATTTGTGCAGACTTTCTAGCGATTGCCAACTCTTCGTTGGTTGGGATTACAGCAATAATCACAGAGCTATCTGGAGTGGAAATAACGCGTGGCTCCTTAGAGCGAACCAAGTTCTTCTCTTTATCGAGCTTAACGCCGAATGGAGCAAGCTTTTCGCACACAAGAGCGCGAACAATCTCGTCGTTTTCGCCAACGCCAGCGGTGAATGTGATTACGTCCACGCCGCCCATTTGAGCTGTGTAGTTGCCAATGTAGCCAACAATGCGGTGAACGTACACGCCGAGAGCAAGCTTAGCGTCTTCGTCGCCTTCTTCAATGAGCTTGTGAATATCGCGCAAATCGCCGTGGCCAGTCATGCCCATCATGCCAGAACGCTTGTTGAAGAGCGTATCAAGCTCGTCCACGTTCATGTGCGCATTGCGAATAAGGTGGAATACCACTGCTGGATCAATATCGCCAGTGCGGCCGCCCATCATTAAGCCTTCGAGTGGGGTTAAGCCCATAGAAGTTTCAACTGGCTTACCAGAAATCTGAGCGGAAGCAGAAGCACCGTTACCAATGTGCAAAACAATCTGCTTTAAGCCTTCTGCAGGCTTTCCAACAACGCTTGGAACTACAGAGCCAATGTATTCGTGGGAAGTGCCGTGAGCGCCATAGCGACGAATGTGGTATTGCTTTGCAATATCTTTGTTCAAAGCATAAGTTGCAGCAACCTGTGGCAAATCGTGGAAGAACGAAGAGTCAAACACCATAATTTGTGGAACATCTGGCAAAAGTTCAGTCATAACTTCAGCGCCAACAGCCTCAGGGCCGTTGTGAAGTGGAGCCAAAACAGCCAAATCCTTCACCTTATTAATGGTCTTTTTGTTTACTAATGCAGGCTTAGGGAATGTTAAGCCACCCTGAACAACGCGGTGTCCAACAGCTACGATTCCAGACTTGGAAAGATTTGGACCATATTCTTCGAAGAATCCAAGTACGCGCTTTAAGCCTTGCTCGTGATCGTGCACTGGCTCGTCAAACTCATGCTTTTCGCCATTGAATACGTGCTTGTAGTGTCCGTCAACTGGTTCGCCAATTTTTTCTACGATACCAGACGCAATACCTTCGCCGCTTTCCAAATCGACGAGCTGGTACTTAATAGAACTAGAACCAGAATTGATAACAAGAACGGTTTTTGCCATGAGGGCATCCTCCATAAAGTGTTGATAAGGCTAGTAAATTGCCACGTTTAAGTGTACAGGTAAGTTCCTACAATGAGTGGGTTTTATTAGTCAGAATATCTGCAGGAACTTACCTATTTATTAAATTTGTTATTTATTGTTAGAATTGCGCTTCCAATGCTGTAAGAGCAACAGTGTTGATAATATCTTGAACCAATGCTCCTCTAGACAAGTCATTAACAGGCTTATTCAATCCTTGTAGGATTGGTCCAACAGCTAAAGCGCCGCTAGAACGCTGAACAGCCTTATATCCAATGTTTCCAGCGCATAAATCTGGGAACACAAACACATTTACGTGACCTGCTACATCATTGCCTTTAGCCTTTGATGCCGCAACAGTAGGAGACCATGCAGCGTCAAATTGAATAGATCCAACAACTTTCAAATCTGGGTCTTTTTCTTTTACCAGCCTTGTAGCTTCCTCAACTAAATCAACATCTGCGCCCTTGCCAGATCCGAGCGTTGAATAAGATAGCATTCCAACTTTAGGATCTAATCCGAAAGCTTTAGCGGTTTGTGCAGATTGAAGAGCGATATCAGCCAATTGTTCAGCGTCTGGGTTCAGATTAATAGCACAATCAGCAAATACTGCTACATGATCCTTAAAGCACATAATGAATGCGCCAGAAACAAGCTTAGATCCAGGCTTAGTTTTAATAACTTGAAGAGCAGGGCGTACGGTATTTGCCGTTGAATTAACAGAGCCAGAAACAAGTCCGTCTGCTAATCCAAGTACCACTAGCATTGTGCCAAAGTAGCTTGCGTCTTTAAGTTGTTCGCGAGCTTGCTCTTCGGTCATGCCTTTCTTTGCGCGCAATTCGCAAAGCTTGCTAATCATTTTGCTGAGTACTACTTCGTCTTGCATAGATTGGAAGCTTGCTTTGCTAAGAGACTTTAATCCAAGCTCTTGTCCTCTTGCAAGAATAGATTCGCGTTCTCCAACAATAATAAGATTTACAATGTCTCGCTCTAACAAATAGTCAGCTGCTTTTAGAATGCGGTCTTCTTCGCCTTCTGGAAGCACTATTGTTTTCTTATTTTCTTTAGCTTTTCCAAGTAAGCTGTATTGGAAGGCATATGGGGTAGTAGGTGCATTAAAAGGCTGTTTCAAAGCGTTGATGATTTCTTCATCTGCAACATAATCGTTGAATTTATCTGATTCTGATTCGCTTATAGAAGGCAAAGTCCAAAGTGGAGTGCCATTATTGTTTTGAGCGTAGTTTTCTTTTACTTCTTTTGCTAAGTCTTCTTTGCAATCAGTTACAAATATGCCGAATACTTTTGTGTATTCTTTGCTGACGCTTGCGCATTGTGCTTCGATTGTTTGCAAGATTTGCTCGCTATCTCTGCCTTCTGCGCAAATGCTTAGGAACACTGGAGAAGCTAAGTCGGCTGCCACACTTGCATCAAATCGGAATAAATCTGGATCAAATACAGAAGTGGAATCGCTTGCTACAATAACGCATCCTTGAGCGTTCGTTACGCTAATCAGCTCGTTGAAGTGAGCTACAATATCTCCTCTTAGTGTGTCTTTGTTTTTACGAACTGCGCATGGGCATGCTGCGATTACTTGTTCTAGAGTAGCTTTTGTGTTGCTTGATGCTATTAATTCGCCTGTAAACGCGTCATCATGTTTTGCGGATGGCCTAAAAACAGTTGTTTGATAATGACTTGAAAGAGCTTTTGTAACTCCTAGTGCTACGACATTGCGACTTTGTGCGCAATCTGCGCTGATAATAGTTACGTTAACTAACGACACGACTTTTCTCCTTTGATGCGTCTGCGTTTATTCTATTTGTTTATTCTATTTTGCGTTGCATTTTTATTTTGTTTCGCATTTTCGTTTTTGCTATTCTTCGTATTTCAACGTTGAAAAATTTGCATATCAAACGAAGAATCCTCTAGTTATTTTAGAGCTATTTGTGGGACAACAAGCTGATTTTTTAATTTTTTGCGTATTTTTTATTAATTTTTTAGGGAGCCAACCTTTCGATTGACTCCCTAAAAATCAGCTAAGCAATTTTAGCATTGATAGCTTAAAACTACTCGTTATCGCCAGCGGTTGCAGCGGTAGCGGTGACAGCGCCTGGCTTGTCGGTCTTAACGCCTGGCCATACCCAATCGGTGTAGTCTGGGTGATCAAGACCCTTGTCGACTGCATACTGGAAGGCTTCGAGGCGGAAGTCCTCGAGCTTCTTGATTTCGTCGGCATACTTAGCGGCATCAACCATGCGCAATGCTTCAGCGGTAAGCTCGTAACGATCCATGTCGTTCACGCGAACCATATCGTATGGCGTGGTGGTGGAGCCCTGCTCCTTGTAGCCATGAACGTTGAAGTTGTCGTGGTTTGGACGATCGTAAATCAAGCCGCGAATGTCATGTGCGTAGGAGTGATAAGCGAAGAGGACTGGCTTGTCAGCAGTGAAGAGATCAGTGAACTCTTCGTCAGTCAAAGCTTCGTTGTTTTCCTTAGCGGACTGCAACTTGAGCAAGTCAACAACGTTAACAACCTTGAACTTAACGCCAAGCTTGTTCAACTTGTCGGCAGCGGCCATCAATTCCTGCTGTGGAACATCGCCAACACCAGCGAGAACAACCTGAACTTCGTCATTGTTCTTAGCGTTGGAAGCCCACTTCCACTCAGCAGCACCCTTCTCGAGCTCTTCACGGGCTTCGTCGAGAGTCAACCAAGTAGCAGCTGGCTGCTTACCAGCGAAGATAGCGTTAATCATGTTGGTGGACTTGTAAGCCTTTTCAGCAACAGCAAGCAACATGTTGGAATCTACTGGGAAGTAGATGCCGATTACGTGATCGTTGTTGAAGGTCTTGTTCAAGAGCACGGAGGTTACGCCTGGATCCTGGTGCGAGAAGCCGTTGTGATCCTGACGCCATACGTGAGAGGATACCAACAAGTTCACAGAGGAGATTGGCTTACGCCATGGGATCTCGCGAACGGTAGCCTCAAGCCACTTTGCGTGCTGGTTCAACATGGAGTCAATAACGTGTACGAAGGACTCGTAAGAGCTCCAGATGCCGTGACGACCAGTGAGCAAGTAACCCTCGAGGAAGCCTTCCATCTGGTGCTCGGAAAGCTGCTCGGTGACCTGACCGGTAACAGCCATGTGCTCATCAACTAAGCCAGAAAGGTAGCCAGCATCCCACTGCTTGTTGGTTACCTCGTAAGCAGCCTGCAAACGGTTGGAAGCAGTCTCATCTGGTCCGAAGATACGGAAGGAATCTGGGTTGTTCTTGATGATGTCACGAGTGTAGACACCAAGACGACGGGTAGCTTCGAGCTGGCCCCAGCCGTGACCGAATTCCTTAACTTCCTTAACTTCGTAATCCTCAAGCTTTGGAAGCTTCAAATCTTCACGAATACGACCGCCGTTAGCGTTTGGATTTTCACCAATACGGAGTTCGCCCTTTGGCATGAAGGAAAGAACGTCTTCCTTAACAGCACCCTTTTCATCGAAGAGCTCTTCAGGCTTGTAGGACTTCATCCAGTTCTTCAAAACCTCGAAGTGAGCTTCGGTATCGCGAGCAGATGCCAGTGGCACCTGGTGTGCACGCCAAGAACCTTCGGTCTTCTTGCCATCGATGAACTTCGGGCAGGTCCAACCCTTTGGAGTGCGGAAGATAATCATCGGATAGTAAGGACGAGTTACATCGTTAGTCTGAGCTTCAGCCTTAATATCGCAAATCTCATCGAAGATGGTTTCGAACATATCAGCGAAGCGACGGTGGATGGACATATGATCCTCATCGTCGAAGCCAGCAACGAACTCGTATGGTTCATAACCCATGCCGTGGAAGAACTCATGAAGCTCTTCGTCAGAAATACGGGAAAGAATAGTTGGGTTAGCAATCTTATAACCGTTCAAGTGCAAGATTGGAAGCACGATACCATCGGTACGTGGGTTCACAAGCTTGTTGGACTGCCAACCGGTGGCCAAAGGACCAGTTTCAGCTTCGCCATCGCCGACGATTGCTGGAACAAACAAGCTTGGGTTGTTCATTACAGCGCCGTAAGCGTGGGAGAGCGCGTAACCAAGCTCGCCACCTTCGTGGATGGAACCTGGGGTTTCAGGAGCGAAGTGGGAAGGAATACCGCCTGGGTAAGAGAACTGACGGAAGAACTTCTGTAAGCCAGCTTCGTCCTTAGTAATCTTTGGATAATATTCGGTGTATGTGCCGTCGAGGTAGGACTGAGCAGTACCAGCTGGTCCGCCGTGACCTGGACCCATGATGATTACAGTATTCTGCTGGTGATCAGCGATAAAGCGGTTGATGTGTCCAATAAGGAAGTTAAGGCCTGGAGTAGTGCCCCAGTGACCTACCAGACGATGCTTAACATCTTCGCGAGTAAATGGCTCCTTCATTAGAGGGTTGCTGCGAAGATAAATCTGACCGATTGCGAGATAGTTTGCTACGCGCCAATACTTGTCTACGCCTTCGATGGCCGCCTCAGAAACTGGAGCATTTAGCTTCTTCCAAGGGGTGCCAATAACAGGACTCGTCATGTGTACTCCTGTACTCAAGCACTTTTCAGTGCAATTTTAATCATTACCATTTGGTTATAGAGGCTGAAAAACGAATGTATTAGCCTCTTTTTCCATCGTTCTCAGTATAGTAACAGCTTTTGACTTTTGTGCGTTTGATTACTCACTACGTGCGATTTTGTTGAAAAAATGTGTTAAAGTGTTCGCAAAAATCTTCTTAAAATTATCATTTATGTTATGTTTTATGTTCACTTTATTGCTATATAAAGCTTGATTGGTTTTAAAACTAGATAAGTCACGGCGTTTCGAAGCGCTGCAACGTCGCAAAGCGCCATTAGTATAAATTGAATCAGCCTTAAATATCACCTTTAAAATATTTGCAAAAAATAAAGTGATAAATAAGGAATATATAAGAAGCGTGTAAATAAGGAGAATCATGGCAAAAGGTCCGGTACTTGTAGTTGACTTCGGTGCCCAATATGCCCAGCTAATCGCTAGAAGAGTGAGGGAAGCAAACGTTTATTCGGAGCTTGTTCCACACTCTATGCCAGTAGAAGAGATGCTGGCAAAAGATCCAAAAGCCATAATTCTCTCTGGCGGACCTGCCTCCGTTTATGAGCCAGGAGCGCCAAAAATTGACACAAAGATTTTTGAAGCAGGCGTTCCAGTGCTTGGAATTTGCTACGGATTCCAAGTTATGGCTCACGAGCTTGGCGGAGTTGTAGACAAAGCGGCATTGG contains:
- a CDS encoding DUF998 domain-containing protein — protein: MGRFQRAEAAGLIAFLACAIFSIIVMSVYMKTMPAIWQVTQRLFTVASGIVAICSMCTFVVGYLRTHKEILKKNCLQIAKHAFEIIALSTIYGATMLLMSFALLSIINSIIGRSAVNSYLPVLCCALSGIVGYATLVQAELLEAKTVASLLPLFVISGAATAGLTSDDPYWYNNNFSQLGDKTTFAASMFNATLILAGICIIITSYFAITEFVATQKEILQHKDSNVTKHFKTRTTIMAALLILGGIAFIGIGTFRYTPHPVIHDLCARGVTGLICTMLICLPWLAPRLSKTFYVASDLAVVLTAWVGNQWVQGHNTLTNVEALSCLLFLGWIIVFSRQVAAMQSDRLQIKINEHSKNNIQCDID
- a CDS encoding ECF transporter S component — its product is MTNVSMEHSNRWRILDIVIAAIIAVASGVLFWAWDIVCAAPTNLFASLLPGAEGLSNGFWLFAGPLAAIIVRKPGAALFAETLAAFVELMLGNQWGVGGSLIVGIIQGVGAELAFIFFMYKTWNLLSTAISGSLAGVACFIYNWVSGGQGWSTQYIVANLITSIISGFIVAGVVVWFVQKALAATGVLDRFESGRPQALV
- a CDS encoding ABC transporter ATP-binding protein, with amino-acid sequence MQFVDKNEWTPASVVAKDWGWRHATRKDFVLRNVNIDITPGEHVLLLGASGAGKSTFMAGLAGVLGDETEGMEEGSLLIGGVHARDARGKVGLVMQDPDSQIILERVGDDVAFGSENLGVNSEETWNRVKLSLKAVGLDNITQGSQGLRRSTQSLSGGQRQRLALAGVLAMHPGLLLLDEPTANLDPEGVQQVHDAVANILKKTGSTMIVVEHHIDVWLDLIDRVIVIGKNENNNDANIGCVIADGKPEDVFEKYGDMLAKGGAWVPGRTVKSFAPKHCDGEINGEINGEIKDTEESVALYTNDCSFGRTLPLAEHVNVAFRFGEVTALMGPNGAGKTTLALTLAGLLKPIAGSVCMMEKYVPKRRKNNLFTWKSQELLGRVGMVFQEPEHQFITSSVRDEVAVGPKKQGKSEKESYDISDSMLERMDLKRFALANPYTLSGGEKRRLSVATLLAAAPRVVIMDEPTFGQDFKTWTAMVKLIAQIRDSGSAVIVVTHDDELVKSLDARVIRVEYEKIVESAHNYSEGNE
- a CDS encoding energy-coupling factor transporter transmembrane component T family protein; this translates as MNKTSSAEESSSIQVKDFESLLKVSHIDVTASSKRLESERLVSPSWFIRKLNPISRFIGALLLCLPMFVTLDIVSASIAFGLDILLFAIAGVTPWYVLRHTWPVWIAASGSFISVLLYGQSSGDDIFKFGWMHISQGSLYLAICTFVRVASVAVPGVILAIGLDPTDLADGLVQILHFSPRFVYGALAGLRMFSLLQNDWRAFGLARRSRGISDGKALQRMLSQSFGLLVLSIRRGTKLATAMEARAFGSSIKRVPARKSKLTAYDWIFYVICIAVPTIALYASIQTGYWHNAFIHM
- the aroA gene encoding 3-phosphoshikimate 1-carboxyvinyltransferase, whose protein sequence is MSGIMNSYNHDDVWQAPSCNTPLNATVNIPGSKSLSNRYLILAALGSKPVVLKGLLRSRDTELMMSALKIFGVRFEEMESYTSVLVIPPHGNIFDIADGSVVNCGLAGTVMRFVTALSLFANKPVRFDGDKQAYARPMKPVLDGLEQLGAHVKYHGEVGFLPFSIIPPKNFGSYEINDQQTTHQNHVVRIDSSSSSQFISALLLIASRIPGGLCIEHIGSKLPSMPHIRMTMEDIRKAGGVVDMPESGVWHVEERDLTLPDEVVVEPDLSNAAPFIGAALIAGGCVKIPNWPFETTQPGGLLPRILEQMGAEVFLEHESLNSGVLCVKSNGSIKAISNLDLSAAGEITPSIAAMLAFADGVSELHGIAHLRGHETNRLDAIVTELKRVGIGAEELDDGIRIIPSRNMHGEVMETYADHRMATFASMLGLRIPNITVKNIATTRKTIPDFPGMWCKMISK